In a single window of the Arachis hypogaea cultivar Tifrunner unplaced genomic scaffold, arahy.Tifrunner.gnm2.J5K5 arahy.Tifrunner.gnm2.scaffold_131, whole genome shotgun sequence genome:
- the LOC114927290 gene encoding uncharacterized protein → MKEAIRMVLESIYDPEFPDTSHFRSGRGRYSALRRIKEEWGTSRWFLEFDIRKCFHTIDRHRLIPIFKEEIDDPKFFDSIHKVFSAGRLVGGEKGPYSVPHSVLLSALPGNIYLHKLDQEIGRIRQKYEIPRRRSVLLRTGRIDDQENSGEEASFNAPQDNRAIIVGRVKSIQRKAAFHSLVSSWHTPPTSTPRRRGDQKTPFVFPPSSALAAFLNKPSSLLCAAFFIEAAGLTPKAEFYGRELNNNWAMRDLIKYCKRKGLLIELGGEARLVIRSERGLARKLAPFQIKNPYFIRICYVRYADDLLLGIVGAVELLIEIQKRIAHFLQSGLNLWVGSAGSTTIAARSTVEFPGTVIREVPPRTTPKQFLRELEKRLRVKHRIHITVCHLRSAIHSKFRNLGNSIPIQQLTKGMSETGSLLDGVPLAETLGTAGVRSPQVSVFWGTFQHIWQGSRGISLLHSSGRSNAPSDVQEAVARSGMSVRRLSLYTPAGRKAAGGGHWAGSISCEFPIQIEAPIKKILRRLRDRGIISRRRPRPIHVACLTNVSDGDIVNWSAGIAISPLSYYRCRDNLYQVRMIVDHQIRWSAIFTLAHKHKSSARNIIPKYSKDSNIVNQEGGKTLAEFPNSIELGKLGPGQDPNNKEHSTTSLVVFFLLV, encoded by the coding sequence ATGAAAGAGGCGATCAGAATGGTACTCGAATCCATTTATGATCCCGAGTTTCCAGACACATCGCACTTCCGCTCGGGTCGAGGCCGCTACTCGGCCCTAAGACGGATCAAAGAAGAGTGGGGAACCTCTCGCTGGTTTTTGGAATTCGACATCAGGAAGTGTTTTCACACCATCGACCGACATCGACTCATCCCAATCTTTAAGGAAGAGATCGACGATCCCAAGTTCTTTGACTCCATTCATAAAGTCTTTTCCGCCGGACGACTCGTAGGAGGTGAGAAGGGCCCTTACTCCGTCCCACACAGTGTACTACTATCGGCCCTACCAGGCAACATCTACCTACACAAGCTCGATCAGGAGATAGGAAGGATCCGACAAAAGTACGAAATTCCGAGAAGAAGATCGGTTCTATTAAGGACAGGTCGTATTGATGACCAAGAAAACTCTGGAGAAGAAGCAAGCTTCAACGCTCCCCAAGACAACAGAGCCATCATTGTGGGGAGGGTCAAGAGCATTCAACGCAAAGCGGCCTTTCATTCCCTTGTTTCGTCGTGGCACACCCCCCCCACAAGCACCCCCCGGCGAAGGGGGGACCAGAAAACGCCTTTCGTTTTCCCCCCTTCGTCGGCCCTTGCCGCCTTCCTTAACAAGCCCTCGAGCCTCCTTTGCGCCGCCTTCTTCATAGAAGCCGCCGGGTTGACCCCGAAGGCCGAATTCTATGGTAGAGAATTGAATAATAATTGGGCCATGAGAGACCTTATTAAGTATTGCAAAAGAAAGGGCCTGCTGATAGAGCTGGGTGGGGAGGCGAGACTAGTTATCAGGTCAGAGAGAGGCCTGGCCCGTAAACTGGCCCCCTTCCAAATTAAAAACCCTTATTTCATAAGGATTTGTTACGTGCGATATGCCGACGACTTACTACTGGGAATCGTGGGTGCCGTAGAGCTTCTCATAGAAATACAAAAACGTATCGCCCACTTCCTACAATCCGGCCTGAACCTTTGGGTAGGCTCTGCAGGATCAACAACAATAGCTGCACGGAGTACGGTAGAATTCCCCGGTACGGTCATTCGGGAAGTCCCTCCGAGGACGACTCCCAAACAATTCTTGCGAGAGCTGGAGAAGCGTCTACGGGTAAAGCACCGTATCCATATAACTGTTTGCCACCTACGCTCCGCCATCCATTCCAAGTTTAGGAACCTAGGGAATAGTATCCCGATCCAACAGCTGACGAAGGGGATGAGCGAAACAGGGAGTCTACTGGACGGGGTTCCACTAGCGGAGACTCTTGGAACTGCTGGAGTAAGAAGTCCCCAAGTAAGCGTATTCTGGGGGACCTTCCAGCACATCTGGCAAGGATCAAGGGGGATCTCGTTGTTGCATAGCTCAGGTCGGAGCAACGCGCCATCGGACGTTCAAGAGGCAGTCGCACGATCGGGCATGAGTGTCCGGAGGTTGTCATTGTATACTCCCGCGGGTCGGAAGGCGGCGGGGGGAGGGCACTGGGCGGGATCTATCAGCTGCGAATTCCCCATACAAATAGAGGCGCCTATCAAAAAGATACTCCGAAGGCTTCGGGATCGAGGTATCATTAGCCGAAGAAGACCCAGGCCAATCCACGTGGCCTGCTTGACGAACGTCAGCGACGGAGACATCGTAAATTGGTCTGCGGGCATCGCGATAAGTCCTCTGTCCTACTACAGGTGCCGCGACAACCTTTACCAAGTCCGAATGATTGTCGACCACCAGATCCGCTGGTCTGCAATATTCACCTTAGCCCACAAGCACAAATCCTCGGCGCGGAATATAATCCCCAAGTACTCCAAAGACTCAAATATAGTAAATCAAGAAGGTGGTAAGACCCTTGCAGAGTTCCCCAACAGCATAGAGCTTGGGAAGCTCGGACCCGGTCAAGATCCGAACAACAAGGAGCACTCCACTACAAGTCTAGTCGTTttttttctattagtttag
- the LOC114927293 gene encoding LOW QUALITY PROTEIN: uncharacterized protein (The sequence of the model RefSeq protein was modified relative to this genomic sequence to represent the inferred CDS: inserted 3 bases in 2 codons): MSSGTVHFPAILVTVTCNPRWCVRTPXSGRERKDFSETSFQTQESTFPYEHSIGRLRVRRGSLLCLHTRLPFSESSAGPPTTSLRPEGFIACTKTPGRRLPKREAQRMSDAKPRTSLRSYWHTLPKKKEQTPLKTRVRYNKAISVHRPSHGAVRGRYRSYSSQPASXVSLPLQRMEVWMNRHKKNRGIFFFFSAIT, translated from the exons ATGTCGTCGGGTACTGTTCACTTCCCCGCCATTCTTGTAACCGTCACCTGTAATCCGCGCTGGTGTGTCCGCACCC TGAGTGGACGAGAAAGAAAGGATTTTTCGGAGACTTCGTTCCAGACCCAGGAGTCAACTTTCCCGTATGAGCATTCG ATAGGTCGTCTGAGGGTTCGCCGCGGTTCATTGCTGTGCTTACACACTAGGCTACCCTTCTCCGAAAGCTCTGCGGGACCACCTACCACTAGTCTTCGGCCGGAGGGGTTTATTGCATGCACAAAAACGCCGGGACGCAGGCTCCCGAAGAGGGAAGCCCAACGAATGTCAGATGCAAAGCCCCGCACCTCATTAAGATCATATTGGCATACtctcccaaaaaaaaaagagcagaCCCCATTGAAGACGAGAGTGAGGTACAACAAGGCCATTTCTGTCCACCGCCCTTCTCACGGAGCCGTACGTGGACGTTACCGCTCATACAGCTCCCAGCCGGCAAG AGTTAGCCTCCCTCTACAAAGAATGGAAGTATGGATGAATCGacataaaaaaaatagaggaattttctttttcttttcagcaATAACATGA
- the LOC140183449 gene encoding LOW QUALITY PROTEIN: uncharacterized mitochondrial protein AtMg00530 (The sequence of the model RefSeq protein was modified relative to this genomic sequence to represent the inferred CDS: inserted 1 base in 1 codon), with amino-acid sequence MCIFERLSSARAEECPHEFVEVSTQKPLLVWVERLQTSSDSDKSVKRGLPSTHLSIYKNXLPGGERKLQDENESGNPGHTHPDPPWNFRNLQKHSRRGLVMIFSKITRC; translated from the exons ATGTGTATTTTTGAGAGATTGTCCTCGGCTCGGGCTGAGGAGTGTCCGCATGAGTTCGTTGAGGTGTCTACACAG AAGCCGTTGCTTGTTTGGGTCGAGCGTCTTCAAACCTCCTCTGATTCCGATAAATCGGTCAAGCGGGGGCTACCCTCGACTCACCTCTCTATCTATAAAA CCCTCCCCGGAGGAGAGCGGAAGCTccaggatgagaatgaatccgGGAATCCAGGACATACTCATCCTGATCCACCATGGAATTTTCGGAATCTACAAAAACATTCTAGGAGAGGGCTCGTAATGATCTTCTCAAAGATCACAAGATGCTGA
- the LOC114927292 gene encoding NADH-ubiquinone oxidoreductase chain 4 codes for MLEHFCECYSDLSGPILCPVLGSIIPIFIPNSRIRPIRLIGLCASLITFLYSPVPRIQFDPSTAKSQFVESLRWLPYENINFYLGIDGLSFFFVILTTFLIPICILVGWSGMRSYGKEYITASLIREFLMIAVFRMLDPLLFYVLPESVLIPMFIIIGVWGSRQRKIKAAYQFFLYTLLGSVFMLLAILLILFQTGTADLQISLTTEFSERRQIFLWIASFAAFAVKVPMVPVHIWLPEAHVEAPTAGSVILAGIPSKLGTHGFLRFSIPMFPEATLCSTPFIYTPSAIAIIYTSLTTSRQIDLKKIIAYSSVAHMNLVTIGMFSRAAAVRSPIFSYGHTRQGQNMCAGRATHQPTNIQGIGGSIPPMLSHGLVPSALFLCVGVLYDRHKTRLVRYYGGLVSTMPNLSTISFSSTLANMSSPGTSSFIGEFPISVGAFQRNSLVATLAALGMILGAAYSLWLYNRVVSGNLKPDFLNKFSDPNGREVSIFIPFLVGVVRMGVHPKVFPDRMHTYVSNLVQHGKLN; via the exons ATGTTAGAACATTTCTGTGAATGCTATTCTGATCTAAGTGGTCCTATTCTGTGTCCCGTGCTAGGAAGCATTATTcctattttcattccaaattcaAGAATACGACCGATACGCTTGATTGGTCTGTGTGCCTCTCTTATTACTTTTTTGTATTCCCCTGTTCCTCGGATACAATTCGATCCTTCTACGGCCAAATCTCAATTTGTGGAAAGCCTTCGATGGCTTCCTTATGAAAACATCAATTTTTATTTGGGTATAGACGGTCTCTCTTTTTTCTTCGTGATATTGACCACATTTCTGATCCCTATTTGTATTTTAGTGGGTTGGTCTGGTATGAGAAGTTATGGTAAAGAGTATATTACAGCATCTCTAATTCGTGAATTTCTAATGATCGCCGTGTTCCGCATGCTGGATCCTCTACTATTCTATGTTCTTCCCGAAAGCGTGCTAATCCCTATGTT CATTATTATAGGGGTATGGGGCTCGAGACAAAGAAAGATCAAGGCAGCATATCAGTTTTTCCTTTATACTTTACTTGGATCTGTTTTTATGCTATTAGCTATTCTGTTGATTCTTTTCCAAACAGGGACCGCCGATTTACAAATATCATTAACCACAGAATTTAGTGAGCGGCGCCAAATCTTTCTATGGATTGCTTCTTTCGCCGCTTTCGCCGTCAAAGTGCCTATGGTACCAGTTCATATTTGGTTACCCGAAGCTCATGTAGAGGCGCCTACGGCAGGATCCGTCATCTTGGCAGGAATTCCTTCAAAATTGGGAACCCacgggtttttaagattttcaaTACCCATGTTTCCCGAAGCAACACTTTGTTCCACTCCTTTCATTTATACTCCAAGCGCGATTGCTATAATATATACTTCCTTGACCACTTCAAGACAGATCGATCTTAAGAAGATCATTGCTTACTCCTCAGTAGCCCATATGAATCTGGTGACTATTGGTATGTTTAGTCGGGCGGCGGCCGTTAGGTCACCTATTTTTAGTTATGGACACACAAGACAAGGCCAAAACATGTGTGCCGGGCGTGCGACCCATCAACCTA CGAACATACAGGGAATTGGAGGTAGCATTCCACCGATGTTAAGTCATGGACTGGTTCCTTCAGCCCTTTTTCTATGTGTTGGTGTTCTATATGACCGACATAAGACTCGACTCGTTAGATATTACGGAGGTTTAGTGAGCACCATGCCGAATCTCTCTACCATTTCCTTCTCTTCCACTTTGGCCAATATGAGTTCACCTGGTACTAGCAGCTTTATCGGGGAATTTCCCATCTCAGTAGGAGCTTTCCAAAGAAATAGCTTAGTAGCCACATTAGCAGCGCTTGGGATGATTTTAGGCGCGGCGTATTCCCTTTGGCTATATAATCGTGTGGTTTCTGGAAATTTAAAACCCGATTTCCTAAATAAATTCTCCGATCCAAATGGCAGAGAAGTTTCCATATTTATACCTTTTCTTGTTGGAG TTGTTCGGATGGGTGTTCACCCCAAAGTGTTCCCGGACCGCATGCATACATACGTAAGTAACTTAGTGCAACATGGCAAATTGAATTGA